From Streptomyces sp. NBC_00775, one genomic window encodes:
- a CDS encoding GNAT family N-acetyltransferase yields MSENAGYLAEGPRVGIRHFTHEDGAEFTARARESKDLHQPWLFPPGSADAYAAYAGRLIQDPTKAGFLVCERDGGGIAGFININNIVAGGFLCGALGYGAFAHAAGRGLMAEGLGLVVRYAFTTMGLHRLEINAQPGNAASLALARRCGFRLEGFSPDFIYIDGAWRDHERWAITAEMVRNG; encoded by the coding sequence ATGTCTGAGAATGCCGGTTACCTCGCCGAAGGCCCTCGTGTCGGTATACGGCACTTCACCCACGAGGACGGTGCCGAGTTCACCGCGCGGGCCCGCGAGAGCAAGGATCTGCACCAGCCGTGGCTCTTTCCGCCCGGCAGCGCCGACGCCTATGCCGCGTACGCGGGCCGGCTCATCCAGGATCCGACCAAGGCCGGGTTCCTCGTCTGCGAACGGGACGGCGGAGGCATCGCCGGGTTCATCAACATCAACAACATCGTCGCGGGCGGCTTCCTCTGCGGGGCACTGGGATACGGCGCCTTCGCGCACGCCGCCGGACGCGGGCTGATGGCCGAGGGGCTCGGGCTCGTCGTGCGGTACGCCTTCACCACGATGGGGCTGCACCGCCTCGAAATCAACGCACAGCCGGGGAACGCCGCCTCCCTCGCGCTCGCCCGGCGCTGCGGCTTCCGCCTTGAGGGCTTCTCGCCGGACTTCATATATATCGACGGGGCCTGGCGGGACCACGAGCGGTGGGCGATCACGGCGGAGATGGTCCGCAACGGCTGA
- a CDS encoding arginase family protein, which yields MRNIVVLDAPSNLGLRPPAPGTVPGCYKLAGALREQRIVQRLGALEGGVVVPPRYDRGDWQEGDGVFNAAAIATYTRKLADRIEHHVRAGDLPVVLGGDCSIQLGASLALRRIGRFGLAAVDGSADFRHPGNSDRIGAAGGEELALATGRGQDDLTNLEGLKPYLQDEDVRLFGIRDYDTERDELAALKIPTVTVGELREWGAEAIARATVGTLELPHLEGFWVHLDADCLDPSVMPAVDSPDPDGLLPDELLALLRPLVRSPHCVGLNITIYDPDLDPEGTAGALLADLVVAALAES from the coding sequence ATGCGGAACATCGTGGTGCTGGACGCCCCCTCCAACCTGGGCCTGCGCCCGCCCGCGCCCGGCACCGTCCCCGGCTGCTACAAGCTCGCCGGCGCGCTGCGAGAACAGCGGATCGTGCAGAGGCTCGGCGCCCTGGAAGGCGGAGTGGTCGTGCCGCCGCGCTACGACCGGGGCGACTGGCAGGAGGGCGACGGGGTCTTCAACGCGGCCGCCATCGCCACGTACACCCGCAAACTCGCCGACCGTATCGAGCACCACGTCCGCGCCGGTGACCTGCCCGTCGTCCTCGGCGGCGACTGCTCCATCCAACTCGGCGCCTCGCTCGCGCTGCGCCGCATCGGCCGGTTCGGGCTCGCCGCCGTCGACGGGTCGGCCGACTTCCGCCACCCCGGCAACTCGGACCGGATCGGCGCCGCCGGTGGCGAGGAACTCGCCCTCGCGACCGGCCGCGGACAGGACGACCTCACCAACCTCGAAGGGCTGAAGCCCTATCTGCAGGACGAGGACGTACGCCTCTTCGGCATCCGCGACTACGACACCGAGCGGGACGAGCTCGCCGCGCTGAAGATCCCTACGGTGACCGTCGGCGAACTGCGCGAGTGGGGCGCGGAGGCGATCGCGCGGGCCACCGTGGGGACCCTCGAACTCCCGCACCTGGAGGGCTTCTGGGTCCACCTCGACGCCGACTGTCTCGACCCGTCCGTGATGCCCGCCGTCGACAGCCCGGACCCCGACGGACTGCTCCCCGACGAACTCCTCGCGCTGCTGCGCCCGTTGGTGCGCTCCCCGCACTGCGTCGGACTCAACATCACCATCTACGACCCCGATCTGGACCCGGAGGGCACGGCGGGCGCGCTGCTCGCGGACCTGGTCGTCGCCGCCCTCGCGGAGTCCTGA
- a CDS encoding CocE/NonD family hydrolase, whose translation MSRRSRLPRSRASLALALGAALAAPLALTAPPASATGQYTVTALKFTVQAGGRTCTVDADLYRPAGVDREHTAPAVLATNGFGGSKSDGSTDAIGKAFAARGYVGLVYSGLGFGKSGCLISLDDPRIDGVAASRLVDFLAGTRAADDGTKADYVTRDGKGDPRVGMIGGSYGGAVQMATAAVDHRVDALVPLITWNDLAYALDPNNAAGSRDVPGAYKWQWTNGFYLIGESQPLTAANLDPSRINSLTCLHFVSDACDTIRTLNSGSYPAARTGPLLSYARSVSPVSYLRKVQAPTLLVQGQADSLFNLNEATATYKTLKAQGVTTKMIWQSWGHSGGLTDPATGELNLGQGNLETSYVGRRILAWFDRYLQHRKGVDTGPAFAYYRDWIADPDHTYATARRVPALSQKLYLSGDGKLVDNRKQVARGSREYRNWLVPTSHSESSLAGIVGLPDPAPYDTEGTYLGWTSEPLTRAVDVVGAPRATLKVVSPATESVQNSDNAADKLVLFAKLYDVAPDGTKTLVHRLVAPVRVPDVTKSFTVTLPGIVHRYEAGHRLQFVVAASDDAYLGNKGVKPVTVTSAPGDTGTLELPVVGG comes from the coding sequence GTGTCCCGTCGCTCGCGTCTGCCCAGATCCCGTGCCTCGCTCGCCCTGGCCCTCGGTGCCGCGCTCGCCGCACCGCTCGCGCTCACCGCGCCGCCCGCCTCGGCCACGGGCCAGTACACCGTCACCGCACTGAAGTTCACGGTCCAGGCCGGTGGCCGCACCTGCACCGTCGACGCCGATCTGTACCGGCCCGCGGGCGTGGACCGCGAGCACACCGCGCCCGCCGTGCTCGCCACCAACGGCTTCGGCGGGAGCAAGTCGGACGGTTCGACGGACGCGATCGGCAAGGCGTTCGCGGCGCGCGGCTATGTGGGGCTCGTCTACTCGGGGCTCGGTTTCGGCAAGTCGGGCTGTCTGATCTCGCTCGACGACCCGCGCATCGACGGCGTGGCCGCGTCCCGGCTCGTCGACTTCCTGGCGGGCACGCGGGCAGCCGACGACGGCACGAAGGCCGACTACGTCACCCGGGACGGCAAGGGCGACCCCCGCGTCGGCATGATCGGCGGCTCGTACGGGGGCGCCGTCCAGATGGCCACGGCCGCCGTGGACCACCGAGTCGACGCGCTCGTCCCGCTCATCACCTGGAACGACCTGGCGTACGCGCTGGACCCCAACAACGCGGCCGGCAGCCGTGATGTGCCCGGTGCCTACAAGTGGCAGTGGACCAACGGCTTCTACCTGATCGGCGAGAGCCAGCCGCTGACCGCGGCGAACCTGGACCCCTCCCGGATCAACTCCCTCACCTGCCTGCACTTCGTGAGCGACGCCTGCGACACGATCCGGACCCTGAACTCGGGGAGCTATCCGGCCGCCAGGACCGGACCGCTGCTCAGTTACGCGCGCAGCGTGTCGCCCGTCTCGTATCTGCGCAAGGTGCAGGCGCCGACCCTCCTCGTCCAGGGGCAGGCCGACAGCCTCTTCAATCTCAACGAGGCGACAGCGACGTACAAGACCCTCAAGGCGCAGGGCGTCACGACGAAGATGATCTGGCAGTCGTGGGGACACAGCGGCGGGCTCACCGACCCGGCGACCGGTGAACTCAACCTCGGCCAGGGCAACTTGGAGACGAGTTACGTCGGCCGTCGGATCCTCGCCTGGTTCGACCGCTATCTCCAGCACCGCAAGGGCGTCGACACGGGCCCCGCCTTCGCCTACTACCGCGACTGGATCGCCGACCCGGACCACACCTACGCCACGGCCCGGCGGGTACCCGCGCTCAGCCAGAAGCTCTACCTCTCCGGAGACGGCAAGCTCGTCGACAACCGTAAGCAGGTCGCGCGCGGCAGCCGGGAGTACCGCAACTGGCTGGTGCCCACGAGCCACTCCGAGAGCTCCCTGGCCGGGATCGTCGGACTGCCGGATCCGGCGCCGTACGACACCGAGGGCACCTACCTCGGCTGGACGAGCGAGCCCCTGACCCGGGCGGTCGACGTGGTCGGCGCGCCCCGGGCCACGCTGAAGGTGGTGTCGCCGGCGACCGAGAGCGTGCAGAACTCCGACAACGCCGCCGACAAACTGGTCCTCTTCGCCAAGCTGTACGACGTGGCACCCGACGGCACCAAGACGCTGGTGCACCGGCTGGTGGCGCCCGTGCGGGTGCCGGACGTCACGAAGAGCTTCACCGTCACGCTGCCCGGGATCGTGCACCGGTACGAGGCCGGGCACCGGCTCCAGTTCGTCGTCGCCGCCAGTGACGACGCGTACCTCGGGAACAAGGGAGTGAAGCCGGTGACGGTCACCAGCGCGCCCGGGGACACGGGCACCCTGGAGCTGCCGGTCGTCGGGGGCTGA
- a CDS encoding S66 peptidase family protein, whose translation MTPLTRPGRLVPGARVAVVAPSGPVPEARLEAGLDILRGWDLEPVVGPHVLDRHGEFDYLAGTDTDRAADFQAAWCDPDVDAVLCARGGYGVQRMVDLLDWDAIRAARPKVFLGFSDITALHEAFATRVGLATLHGPMAAGIDFIKNTRAQEHLRATLFEPETVRTITSSGRGAALVSGRARGVLLGGCLSLLAADLGTPHVRPSARGGLLCLEDVGEETYRLDRYLTQLLRAGWFDGVAGILLGSWAECAPYEEVRALLADRLGGLGVPIVEEFGFGHGEGALTIPFGVEAELDADAGTLTLDEPALA comes from the coding sequence GTGACCCCTCTGACCCGACCCGGGCGTCTTGTCCCCGGAGCCCGTGTCGCCGTCGTCGCCCCCAGTGGGCCGGTGCCGGAGGCGCGGCTGGAAGCGGGCCTCGACATTCTGCGCGGGTGGGATCTCGAACCGGTGGTAGGGCCCCATGTCCTGGACCGGCATGGCGAGTTCGACTACCTGGCGGGCACGGACACCGACCGGGCCGCCGACTTCCAGGCCGCCTGGTGCGACCCGGACGTGGACGCGGTGCTGTGCGCCCGCGGCGGATACGGTGTGCAGCGCATGGTCGACCTCCTCGACTGGGACGCGATACGGGCCGCGCGCCCCAAGGTGTTCCTCGGGTTCAGCGACATCACCGCGCTGCACGAGGCGTTCGCGACCCGGGTGGGCCTCGCGACCCTGCACGGCCCGATGGCGGCCGGCATCGACTTCATCAAGAACACGCGGGCGCAGGAGCATCTGCGGGCGACGCTTTTCGAGCCGGAGACGGTACGCACCATCACGTCCTCCGGCCGAGGGGCCGCTCTCGTGTCCGGGCGCGCCCGTGGTGTCCTGCTCGGCGGGTGCCTGTCTCTGCTCGCCGCCGACCTGGGCACCCCGCACGTCCGGCCCTCCGCCCGGGGTGGGCTGCTCTGCCTGGAGGACGTGGGCGAGGAGACGTACCGACTGGACCGCTATCTCACCCAACTGCTGCGTGCCGGCTGGTTCGACGGGGTCGCCGGGATCCTGCTGGGCTCCTGGGCGGAGTGCGCGCCCTACGAGGAGGTGCGGGCGCTGCTGGCCGACCGGCTCGGTGGGCTCGGGGTGCCGATCGTCGAGGAGTTCGGGTTCGGGCACGGGGAGGGTGCGCTGACGATTCCGTTCGGCGTCGAGGCCGAACTGGACGCGGACGCGGGGACGCTGACGCTGGACGAGCCCGCGCTCGCCTGA
- a CDS encoding M20/M25/M40 family metallo-hydrolase — MADAHALDDDPPALGDDSLALDEVVRFTSDLIRIDTTNHGGGDCQERPAAEYAAARLAEAGLEPTLLERTKGRTNVVARIEGTDPSADALLVHGHLDVVPAQAEDWSVHPFSGEIRDGVVWGRGAVDMKNMDAMILAVVRAWARSGVRPRRDIVIAFTADEEASAEDGSGFLADEHPGLFEGCTEGVSESGAFTFHDGGGRQLYPIAAGERGTGWLKLTARGRAGHGSKVNRSNAVTRLAAAIARIGAYEWPLRLTPTVRAALTELAALYGIDGDLADPEGMDTLLDKLGPAAALVEATVRNSANPTMLSAGYKINVIPGEAVAYVDGRYLYGCEDEFRTTLDRLTGPDVEWEFHHREVALQAPVDSMTYAKMRAAVEEFAPEGHVVPYCMSGGTDAKQFSRLGITGYGFAPLKLPEGFDYQALFHGVDERVPVDALHFGVRVLDRFLRTA, encoded by the coding sequence ATGGCTGACGCACACGCTCTCGACGATGACCCGCCGGCTCTCGGCGACGACTCACTCGCTCTCGACGAAGTCGTCCGGTTCACCTCCGATCTCATCCGGATCGACACGACCAACCACGGCGGCGGGGACTGCCAGGAGCGCCCGGCCGCCGAGTACGCCGCCGCGCGGCTGGCCGAAGCGGGCCTGGAACCCACACTCCTGGAGCGCACGAAGGGGCGTACGAACGTCGTCGCCCGCATCGAGGGCACCGACCCGTCCGCCGACGCGCTGCTCGTCCACGGCCATCTGGACGTCGTGCCCGCGCAGGCGGAGGACTGGAGCGTGCACCCGTTCTCCGGAGAGATCCGCGACGGGGTCGTCTGGGGGCGCGGCGCGGTCGACATGAAGAACATGGACGCGATGATCCTGGCCGTCGTCCGTGCCTGGGCGCGCAGTGGGGTACGGCCTCGCCGCGACATCGTCATCGCGTTCACCGCCGACGAGGAGGCGAGCGCCGAGGACGGCTCGGGGTTCCTCGCCGACGAGCACCCCGGTCTCTTCGAGGGCTGCACCGAGGGCGTCAGCGAGTCGGGGGCCTTCACCTTCCACGACGGTGGCGGCAGGCAGTTGTATCCGATCGCCGCGGGCGAGCGTGGCACCGGCTGGCTCAAGCTCACCGCACGCGGGCGTGCCGGACACGGCTCCAAGGTGAACCGGAGCAACGCGGTGACGCGACTCGCCGCCGCGATCGCCCGGATCGGGGCGTACGAGTGGCCGCTGCGGCTCACCCCGACCGTGCGCGCCGCACTGACCGAACTCGCCGCCCTCTACGGCATCGACGGCGACCTCGCGGACCCCGAAGGCATGGACACCCTCCTGGACAAGCTCGGGCCGGCCGCCGCGCTCGTCGAGGCGACCGTCCGCAACAGCGCCAACCCGACCATGCTGAGCGCCGGTTACAAGATCAACGTGATTCCGGGGGAGGCCGTCGCGTATGTGGACGGCCGCTATCTGTACGGCTGCGAGGACGAGTTCCGTACGACCCTCGACCGGCTCACCGGACCGGACGTGGAGTGGGAGTTCCACCACCGTGAGGTGGCCCTCCAGGCGCCGGTGGACTCCATGACGTACGCGAAGATGCGCGCGGCAGTCGAGGAGTTCGCGCCCGAGGGGCATGTGGTGCCGTACTGCATGTCGGGCGGCACGGACGCCAAGCAGTTCTCGCGCCTCGGCATCACCGGATACGGGTTCGCGCCCCTGAAGCTCCCGGAGGGCTTCGACTACCAGGCCCTCTTCCACGGCGTCGACGAGCGCGTGCCGGTCGACGCGCTCCACTTCGGCGTCCGTGTCCTCGACCGCTTTCTGCGCACGGCCTAG
- a CDS encoding DUF1049 domain-containing protein: protein MSPKTSESVGASGGKSRGGLLTPGRVSVVTLALLALIFVFENTRSTKIRLLIPEVTMPLWMALLGTGVIGGLCGAYAMKRRG, encoded by the coding sequence ATGAGTCCGAAGACCTCCGAGAGTGTGGGCGCGAGCGGTGGGAAGAGCCGCGGCGGGCTGCTGACGCCCGGCAGGGTCAGTGTCGTCACGCTGGCCCTCCTTGCCCTGATCTTCGTCTTCGAGAACACCCGCAGTACCAAGATCCGGCTGCTCATTCCGGAAGTGACCATGCCGCTGTGGATGGCACTCCTCGGCACCGGGGTGATCGGCGGGCTGTGCGGGGCGTACGCCATGAAGCGCCGAGGCTGA
- a CDS encoding S9 family peptidase, whose protein sequence is MQTLAYGSWPSPIDATLAAAHDGHPEFVGFVGDEAWWTEPRPTEGGRRTLVRRKADGTEEPVLPAPWNVRSRVIEYGGHPWAGVMRPEGPLVVFVNFADQRLYRYEAGGEPRPLTPVSPVGDGLRWVDPQLMVERGEVWCVLEEFTGDGPSDVRRVVAAVPLDGSAAQDRDAVRELTDGRHRFVTGPRISPDGRQAAWLAWDHPRMPWDGTEVVLADVAGDGTLHAARSVAGGPEESVVQADWAPDGTLLYVSDRTGWWNLYRLGQDGEGAAVCPREEEFGGSLWRIGYRWFAPLASGLIAVVHGRGATALGILDPETGEVVDAAGPWTEFAPTLAAHGNRVVGVGASPRSAYEVVELDASTGRARVIGAAHDDPVDPAHYPEPLIRTFNGPAGREIHAHIYPPHHPGHVAPGDELPPYVVWAHGGPTGRAPLVLDLEIAYFTSRGIGVAEVNYGGSTGHGREYRNRLREQWGVVDVEDCAAVAHALAEEGTADRRRLAIRGGSAGGWTTAVSLTSTDVYACGTILYPILDLVGWGSGETHDFESRYLETLVGPLAEVPGRYAERSPTERADRVTAPFLLLQGLDDVICPPAQCERFLARLEGEGRRVPHAYIAFEGEGHGFRQAETMVRVLESELSLYAQVFGLNPPGIPTLELAK, encoded by the coding sequence ATGCAGACCCTTGCGTACGGTTCGTGGCCCTCGCCGATCGACGCGACGCTCGCCGCCGCGCACGACGGGCACCCCGAGTTCGTGGGCTTCGTCGGCGACGAGGCCTGGTGGACCGAGCCCCGGCCCACGGAAGGCGGGCGGCGCACACTCGTACGGCGGAAGGCCGACGGCACGGAGGAGCCGGTACTGCCGGCCCCCTGGAACGTACGCAGCCGCGTCATCGAGTACGGCGGTCACCCATGGGCCGGGGTCATGCGCCCCGAGGGCCCCCTGGTGGTCTTCGTGAACTTCGCCGATCAGCGGCTGTATCGGTACGAAGCCGGCGGCGAACCACGTCCGTTGACTCCCGTGTCACCCGTGGGCGACGGACTGCGCTGGGTCGACCCGCAGTTGATGGTGGAGCGGGGGGAAGTGTGGTGCGTCCTTGAGGAGTTCACCGGGGACGGGCCGAGCGACGTACGGCGCGTTGTCGCCGCGGTGCCGTTGGACGGATCGGCGGCGCAGGACCGGGACGCCGTACGGGAACTGACCGACGGGCGGCACCGGTTCGTCACGGGCCCTCGGATCTCGCCCGACGGGAGGCAGGCCGCCTGGCTCGCCTGGGACCACCCACGGATGCCGTGGGACGGGACGGAGGTGGTCCTGGCGGATGTGGCCGGGGACGGCACGCTGCACGCCGCGCGGTCCGTCGCCGGCGGCCCGGAGGAGTCCGTGGTCCAGGCCGACTGGGCCCCCGACGGCACCCTGCTGTATGTCAGTGACCGCACCGGCTGGTGGAATCTGTACCGGCTCGGCCAGGACGGCGAGGGGGCGGCCGTCTGCCCGCGCGAGGAGGAGTTCGGCGGGTCGCTGTGGCGGATCGGGTACCGCTGGTTCGCGCCGCTGGCGAGCGGACTGATCGCCGTCGTGCACGGACGCGGCGCCACCGCGCTCGGGATACTGGACCCGGAGACCGGCGAGGTCGTCGACGCGGCGGGCCCCTGGACCGAGTTCGCCCCGACGCTCGCCGCGCACGGCAACAGAGTCGTGGGCGTCGGCGCCAGCCCCCGCAGCGCCTACGAGGTCGTCGAGCTGGACGCCAGCACCGGGCGGGCCCGGGTGATCGGCGCCGCGCACGACGACCCGGTGGACCCGGCGCACTACCCGGAGCCGCTGATCCGCACCTTCAACGGGCCCGCGGGGCGTGAGATCCACGCGCACATCTATCCACCGCACCACCCCGGCCATGTCGCCCCCGGCGACGAGCTGCCGCCGTACGTCGTCTGGGCGCACGGCGGCCCCACCGGCCGGGCGCCCCTCGTCCTCGACCTGGAGATCGCCTACTTCACCTCGCGCGGGATCGGAGTCGCGGAGGTCAACTACGGGGGGTCGACGGGACACGGGCGGGAGTACCGCAACCGGCTGCGCGAGCAGTGGGGCGTCGTCGACGTCGAGGACTGCGCGGCCGTCGCGCACGCGCTCGCCGAAGAGGGCACCGCCGACCGGCGGCGACTCGCCATCCGCGGGGGCAGCGCGGGCGGCTGGACCACGGCCGTGTCCCTGACGAGCACCGATGTGTACGCCTGCGGCACGATCCTCTACCCGATCCTCGACCTCGTCGGATGGGGTTCGGGGGAGACCCATGACTTCGAGTCGCGGTATCTGGAGACGCTGGTCGGCCCGCTCGCGGAAGTGCCAGGGCGGTACGCGGAGCGGTCGCCCACCGAGCGCGCCGACCGGGTCACCGCACCCTTCCTGCTGCTCCAGGGGCTCGACGACGTCATCTGTCCGCCCGCGCAGTGCGAGCGGTTCCTGGCCAGGCTGGAGGGGGAGGGGCGACGCGTGCCGCATGCCTACATCGCCTTCGAGGGCGAGGGGCACGGCTTCAGACAGGCCGAGACGATGGTGCGGGTCCTGGAGTCCGAACTCTCGCTGTACGCACAGGTCTTCGGGCTGAACCCGCCCGGCATCCCCACGTTGGAGCTGGCCAAGTGA
- a CDS encoding M55 family metallopeptidase, producing the protein MKILISADMEGATGVTWPADVLPGTPQWERCRSMFTSDVNAAVLGFFDGGADEVLINEAHWTMRNLLLERLDERAEMLTGRHKSLSMVEGVQHDDVDGIAFVGYHAGAGMEGVLAHTYLANSLTGVWVNDIRASEGLLNAHVVAEYGVPVVLVTGDDVACEDALGYAPEALKVAVKDHVSRYAAVCRTPSRTAADIRAAAKEAASLAVRHEPVDGGPFTISMEFDAEHLSMAATVVPGVERVGERKAAYTSDTMYEGIRTFKAVTTIVSAAVEEQYG; encoded by the coding sequence ATGAAGATCCTCATCAGCGCCGACATGGAAGGCGCCACGGGTGTGACCTGGCCGGCCGACGTGCTGCCGGGGACTCCGCAGTGGGAGCGGTGCCGCTCGATGTTCACCTCGGACGTGAACGCCGCCGTGCTCGGCTTCTTCGACGGCGGCGCCGACGAGGTGCTGATCAACGAAGCCCACTGGACCATGCGGAACCTGCTCCTTGAGCGGCTGGACGAGAGAGCGGAGATGCTCACCGGGCGGCACAAATCGCTGTCCATGGTGGAGGGCGTGCAGCACGACGACGTGGACGGCATCGCCTTCGTCGGCTATCACGCGGGCGCCGGCATGGAGGGCGTCCTCGCGCACACCTACCTCGCGAACTCCCTCACCGGCGTATGGGTCAACGACATACGGGCCAGCGAGGGGCTGCTCAACGCGCACGTCGTCGCCGAGTACGGGGTGCCGGTCGTCCTGGTCACCGGCGACGACGTGGCCTGCGAGGACGCGCTGGGGTACGCCCCCGAGGCGCTGAAGGTCGCCGTCAAGGACCATGTGTCCCGCTACGCGGCCGTGTGCCGAACGCCCTCCAGGACGGCCGCCGACATCCGGGCCGCCGCCAAGGAGGCTGCGTCACTGGCGGTGCGTCACGAGCCGGTCGACGGCGGCCCGTTCACGATCTCGATGGAGTTCGACGCCGAGCACCTGTCGATGGCCGCCACCGTCGTACCCGGTGTCGAGCGCGTCGGGGAGCGCAAGGCGGCGTACACCAGCGACACCATGTACGAGGGGATTCGTACCTTCAAGGCGGTCACCACGATCGTCTCGGCCGCGGTGGAGGAGCAGTATGGCTGA